In Citrus sinensis cultivar Valencia sweet orange chromosome 2, DVS_A1.0, whole genome shotgun sequence, a single genomic region encodes these proteins:
- the LOC102623037 gene encoding caffeic acid 3-O-methyltransferase-like, which produces MGSLQDDHQVMLKPARDEQDFLLAMELASGAVLPMTIKSATELGLLEIMAKASPTQLSSSEIASQLPTNNKKAPIILDRMLRLLASYSFLTCNLVSNKDGSVQRLYGLTPVSKYFVPNKDGVSLAPTLLIIQDQVNMDSWSCAKDALLEGSVPFMKAHNGMDGFAAAAKDERINNLFNQSMHNHTTIVMKEILEIYKGFEGLNQLVDVAGGLGANLKSIVSKYPQLRGINFDLPHVLKHAPSCPGVEHVGGDMFVEVPKGQAIFMKWILHDWSDEECSKILKNCYEAIPESGKVILVESIVPEFPETDIVSKNIASLDVHLSNLFPGAKERTLAEFKALATGVGFADMKVICRVYCYWVIEFYKTI; this is translated from the exons ATGGGTTCACTCCAAGATGATCACCAAGTCATGTTGAAACCAGCAAGGGATGAGCAAGACTTCTTGTTGGCCATGGAACTCGCTTCCGGCGCAGTACTTCCAATGACCATTAAATCTGCCACTGAGCTTGGTTTGTTGGAGATAATGGCGAAAGCTAGCCCAACTCAACTCTCTTCTTCAGAGATTGCCTCTCAGCTGCccacaaataacaaaaaagcCCCAATAATATTGGACAGAATGCTACGCCTCCTAGCCAGTTACTCTTTTCTCACATGTAATCTTGTCTCGAACAAAGATGGAAGTGTACAAAGATTATATGGCTTGACACCAGtttccaaatattttgttCCAAATAAAGATGGAGTTTCTCTTGCTCCCACTCTGCTCATAATTCAGGACCAAGTAAATATGGATTCTTG GTCCTGCGCTAAGGATGCTTTATTGGAAGGGTCGGTTCCATTTATGAAGGCACATAATGGAATGGATGGATTTGCGGCTGCTGCCAAAgatgaaagaataaataacCTCTTCAATCAATCAATGCACAATCACACAACTATAGTCATGAAGGAAATTCTTGAGATCTACAAGGGATTTGAAGGGCTGAACCAATTGGTGGATGTTGCCGGTGGCTTAGGTGCAAATCTTAAATCAATTGTTTCTAAATATCCACAATTAAGGggtattaattttgatttaccTCATGTTCTCAAACATGCACCCTCTTGTCCAG GTGTGGAGCATGTTGGAGGAGATATGTTTGTTGAAGTTCCTAAAGGACAAGCTATTTTCATGAAG TGGATACTTCATGACTGGAGCGATGAAGAATGTTCGAAGATATTAAAGAACTGCTACGAAGCAATACCGGAATCCGGAAAGGTCATTTTGGTGGAATCAATAGTGCCAGAATTCCCCGAGACTGATATTGTAAGCAAGAATATAGCAAGTCTTGACGTACACCTCTCCAATCTATTTCCCGGAGCAAAGGAGAGGACATTGGCGGAGTTCAAGGCCTTGGCAACAGGAGTTGGATTTGCAGATATGAAAGTTATATGTCGTGTTTACTGCTATTGGGTTATTGAATTCTACAAAACGATCTAA
- the LOC102612035 gene encoding cytochrome P450 83B1-like, which translates to MQKKFVTHMLSANRTEQFRQVQIDEIFRMIEKISKLGAAPAAADDDYVSSEAPINLCETAMTLIRNIIFRVGFGKRFEDESTAAVSRLHSVFAETQAMVGRIFLRDCLPFVGCWLDSLTGWNRRLRNNFSDCDKVYQQLIEDHLDPKRPKVAEKEDLIDVLLAEMKTADDHQTLDHIKATIMENIAATDTIKVTLEWSMTNLMKNPEAMKKVQKEVRCVVKDKGFVDEDDLPRLEYLKAVVKETLRFQPAAEFVPRETTEKCVIDGYHIPAKTTVLVNVWAIGRDGQVWDKPDEFIPERFVGSNIDMGGQNFEFIPFGAGRRICTGLPVAMPIVELALANLLYKFDWTMPHGMEIEDLDYDANPGFTLHKKNPLRPVATKFI; encoded by the exons ATGCAGAAAAAATTTGTCACCCATATGCTTAGCGCTAATAGAACTGAGCAATTTCGTCAAGTTCAAATAGATGAGATTTTCCGTATgattgaaaaaatatcaaaattaggCGCAGCACCTGCTGCTGCTGATGATGATTATGTCTCATCGGAAGCACCTATCAACCTGTGCGAGACGGCGATGACTCTTATacgtaatattatttttcgaGTTGGTTTTGGCAAGAGGTTCGAAGATGAAAGCACGGCAGCTGTAAGTAGACTCCATTCTGTTTTTGCGGAGACTCAGGCCATGGTGGGGAGAATCTTTTTAAGAGATTGTTTGCCTTTCGTGGGATGTTGGCTCGATAGTCTCACAGGATGGAATCGTCGCCTCAGAAATAATTTCAGTGATTGTGATAAAGTTTATCAGCAACTCATCGAGGACCATTTGGATCCAAAGCGACCAAAAGTTGCTGAGAAAGAGGACTTAATTGATGTTTTACTTGCTGAGATGAAAACTGCTGATGATCATCAAACGTTAGATCATATCAAAGCAACGATCATG GAAAATATTGCTGCCACGGACACAATTAAAGTTACTCTCGAATGGTCTATGACCAACCTAATGAAGAATCCTGAAGCAATGAAGAAGGTTCAAAAAGAAGTAAGATGTGTGGTAAAAGATAAAGGCTTTGTAGATGAAGATGATCTTCCAAGATTAGAGTATCTGAAGGCTGTAGTCAAAGAGACATTGAGATTTCAACCAGCGGCTGAATTCGTCCCAAGAGAGACCACAGAAAAGTGCGTTATCGATGGTTATCACATACCAGCTAAGACAACGGTTTTAGTTAATGTGTGGGCAATAGGAAGGGACGGCCAAGTTTGGGATAAACCAGACGAATTTATTCCTGAGAGATTTGTGGGCTCTAATATTGATATGGGAGGCCAAAACTTTGAATTTATCCCATTTGGTGCCGGTAGAAGAATTTGTACAGGATTACCTGTAGCAATGCCGATTGTGGAGCTTGCACTTGCCAATCTTCTTTACAAATTTGATTGGACAATGCCGCATGGAATGGAGATTGAGGACTTGGATTATGATGCTAATCCCGGATTTACCCTGCACAAGAAGAATCCTCTCAGGCCTGTAGCTACCAAATTTATATGA
- the LOC107174433 gene encoding cytochrome P450 83B1-like translates to MALLVLVILFCLPIFLLFFLQKHRKNTSAKLPPGPPGLPLIGNLHQLDATNLAFCFWKLSKQYGPIFSLRLGFRPTIVISSAKLAKEAFKTHDLQFSSRPVLSGTQKLSYNFLGLTLTPHYESWREMKKKFVTHMLSANRTEQFRQVQTDEIFRMIEKISKLSAAPAAADNDYVSSEAPINLSEMAMTLIRNIIFRVGFGKRFEDEGTATVSRLHSVFAETQAMVGRVFFRDCLPFVGCWLDSLTGWNRRLRNNFSDCDKVYQQLIEDHLDPKRPKVAEQEDLIDVLLGEMKTADDHQTFDSIKSTIMENIAATDTIKVTLEWAMTNLMKNAEAMKKVQKEVRYVVKDKGFVDEDDLTRLEYLKAVVKETMRFQPAAQFLPRETTERCVIDGYHIPAKTTVFVNVLAIGRDGQVWDKPDEFIPERFVGSNIDMGGQNFEFIPFGAGRRICAGLPIAMPIVELALANLLYKFDWTMPRGMEIDDLDYDVRPGFTQHKKNPLLLAATKFI, encoded by the exons ATGGCTTTACTTGTTCTTGTGATCCTTTTTTGTCTTCCCATCTTTCTATTGTTTTTTCTCCAAAAACACAGAAAAAACACAAGCGCTAAACTTCCACCTGGCCCTCCTGGTCTCCCCCTAATCGGTAACCTACACCAGCTCGATGCCACAAACCttgcattttgtttttggaaactttctaAACAATATGGTCCCATCTTTTCTCTGCGTCTTGGTTTTAGACCAACCATAGTAATTTCTTCAGCAAAATTGGCTAAAGAGGCCTTCAAAACTCACGATCTTCAATTTTCTAGCAGGCCAGTTTTGAGTGGCACGCAAAAGTTATCTTACAATTTCTTGGGTCTCACTCTGACTCCACATTATGAGAGCTGGAGagagatgaagaaaaaatttgtCACCCATATGCTTAGCGCTAATAGAACTGAGCAATTTCGTCAAGTTCAAACAGATGAGATTTTCCGTATgattgaaaaaatatcaaaattaagcGCAGCACCTGCTGCTGCTGATAATGATTATGTCTCATCGGAAGCACCTATCAACCTGAGCGAGATGGCGATGACTCTTATacgtaatattatttttcgaGTTGGTTTTGGCAAGAGGTTCGAAGATGAAGGCACGGCAACTGTAAGTAGACTCCATTCTGTTTTTGCGGAGACTCAGGCCATGGTGGGGAGAGTCTTTTTCAGAGATTGTTTGCCTTTCGTGGGATGTTGGCTCGATAGTCTCACAGGATGGAATCGTCGCCTCAGAAATAATTTCAGTGATTGTGATAAAGTTTATCAGCAACTCATCGAGGACCATTTGGATCCAAAGCGACCAAAAGTTGCTGAGCAAGAGGACTTAATTGATGTTTTACTTGGTGAGATGAAAACTGCTGACGATCATCAAACGTTTGATAGTATCAAATCGACGATCATG GAAAATATAGCTGCCACTGACACAATTAAAGTTACACTCGAATGGGCTATGACCAACCTAATGAAGAATGCTGAAGCAATGAAGAAGGTTCAAAAAGAAGTAAGATATGTGGTAAAAGATAAAGGCTTTGTAGATGAAGACGATCTTACAAGATTAGAGTATCTTAAGGCTGTAGTCAAAGAGACAATGAGATTTCAACCAGCGGCTCAATTCCTCCCAAGAGAAACCACAGAAAGGTGCGTTATCGATGGTTATCACATACCAGCTAAGACAACGGTTTTCGTTAATGTGCTGGCAATAGGAAGGGACGGCCAAGTTTGGGATAAACCAGACGAATTTATTCCTGAGAGATTTGTGGGCTCTAATATTGATATGGGAGGTCAAAACTTTGAATTTATCCCATTTGGTGCCGGTAGAAGAATTTGTGCAGGATTACCCATAGCAATGCCGATTGTGGAGCTTGCACTTGCCAATCTTCTTTACAAATTTGATTGGACAATGCCGCGTGGAATGGAGATTGATGACTTGGATTATGATGTTAGGCCCGGATTTACCCAGCACAAGAAGAATCCTCTCTTGCTTGCAGCTACCAAGTTTATATGA